In Pseudomonas oryzicola, one DNA window encodes the following:
- the panC gene encoding pantoate--beta-alanine ligase: MNTVKTVRELRAAVARARSEGKRIGFVPTMGNLHSGHAALVTKAAQRADFVVASIFVNPLQFGANEDLDKYPRTLAADQERLLQAGCNLLFAPTVEEMYPDGMSVQTRVSVPQLSEGLCGASRPGHFEGVATVVTKLFNMVQPDLAVFGEKDFQQLAVIRAMVRDLNMPIQVIGEPTVRAEDGLALSSRNGYLTPEQRATAPALYRTLQHIAAAIGRGQRDFAALVAEGQAQLTAAGFRPDYLEVRHAVSLRPAMIDDRDLVVIAAAYLGNTRLIDNLYLHVEEKTA; this comes from the coding sequence ATGAATACAGTCAAGACCGTCCGCGAATTGCGTGCCGCCGTTGCGCGCGCCCGTAGTGAAGGCAAGCGCATCGGCTTCGTGCCGACCATGGGCAACCTGCACAGCGGCCACGCGGCCCTGGTGACCAAGGCCGCACAGCGTGCTGATTTCGTGGTCGCCAGTATCTTCGTCAACCCGCTGCAATTCGGCGCCAACGAAGACCTCGACAAATACCCGCGCACCCTGGCCGCCGATCAGGAGCGCCTGTTGCAGGCCGGCTGCAACCTGTTGTTTGCGCCTACCGTCGAAGAAATGTACCCCGACGGCATGAGCGTGCAAACCCGCGTCAGCGTTCCCCAGCTTTCCGAAGGCCTGTGCGGCGCCAGCCGGCCCGGGCATTTCGAAGGCGTGGCTACCGTGGTCACCAAGTTGTTCAACATGGTCCAGCCCGACCTTGCCGTGTTTGGCGAAAAGGACTTCCAGCAACTGGCGGTGATACGCGCCATGGTGCGCGACCTGAACATGCCGATCCAGGTCATCGGCGAGCCCACCGTGCGCGCCGAAGATGGCCTGGCGCTGTCGTCGCGCAACGGTTACCTGACACCTGAGCAGCGGGCTACGGCACCGGCGTTGTACCGCACCTTGCAGCACATCGCTGCGGCCATTGGCCGGGGCCAGCGCGATTTCGCCGCGCTGGTTGCCGAAGGTCAGGCGCAACTGACTGCCGCTGGTTTCCGCCCGGACTACCTGGAAGTGCGCCATGCCGTGAGCCTGCGTCCGGCAATGATCGATGACCGCGACCTGGTGGTAATTGCGGCAGCTTATCTGGGTAACACGCGGTTGATCGACAACCTTTACCTGCATGTGGAAGAGAAGACGGCGTAA
- the panB gene encoding 3-methyl-2-oxobutanoate hydroxymethyltransferase: MPEVTLTTLNGLKAKGEKITMLTCYDATFAKAASQAGVEVLLVGDSLGMVLQGHDSTLPVTTADMAYHTASVKRGNDGALILTDLPFMAHATPEQAFANSATLMQAGAHMVKIEGAAWLAETIRLLAERGVPVCAHMGLTPQTVNVLGGYKVQGRQEAQARQMRADAIALEQAGAAMLLLECVPSELAAEITSAVGIPVIGIGAGSGTDGQVLVLHDMLGLSLSGRMPKFVKNFMQGQPDIHSALVAYVEAVKQVSFPGSEHGFSA, translated from the coding sequence ATGCCTGAAGTAACCCTGACCACCCTCAATGGCCTCAAGGCCAAGGGTGAAAAAATCACCATGCTGACCTGCTACGACGCGACCTTCGCCAAGGCCGCCAGCCAGGCCGGTGTCGAAGTGTTGCTGGTGGGTGACTCGCTGGGGATGGTCCTGCAAGGCCACGACAGCACACTACCAGTAACGACCGCGGACATGGCCTACCACACCGCCAGCGTCAAACGTGGCAACGACGGCGCGCTGATCCTCACCGACCTGCCGTTCATGGCGCACGCCACCCCAGAACAGGCCTTTGCCAACAGTGCCACGCTGATGCAGGCCGGCGCCCACATGGTCAAGATCGAAGGCGCAGCCTGGCTGGCCGAGACCATCCGCTTGCTGGCCGAGCGTGGCGTACCGGTATGCGCGCACATGGGCCTGACCCCGCAAACCGTCAACGTGCTGGGCGGCTACAAGGTCCAGGGCCGCCAGGAGGCCCAGGCCCGGCAGATGCGTGCCGACGCCATCGCCCTGGAGCAGGCTGGTGCGGCCATGCTGCTGCTCGAATGCGTGCCCAGCGAGCTGGCGGCGGAAATCACCAGTGCCGTAGGTATTCCGGTGATCGGCATTGGCGCCGGCAGCGGCACCGATGGCCAGGTGCTGGTCCTGCACGACATGCTCGGCCTGTCGCTGAGCGGTCGCATGCCGAAGTTCGTGAAGAACTTCATGCAAGGCCAGCCGGATATCCACAGCGCCCTCGTCGCTTACGTCGAGGCAGTCAAGCAGGTCAGCTTCCCTGGCAGCGAACACGGGTTCAGCGCATGA